From Vagococcus jeotgali, one genomic window encodes:
- the hrcA gene encoding heat-inducible transcriptional repressor HrcA: MLSNRQKNIFQLLVQLYADTDSPVGSKTLMNSGIKASSATIRNDLSKLEEYGLIQKMHTSSGRIPSMQGYRYYVDYLMHPQELDSADIQQVRQLFNHNFNETNDIIELAADILSELTGYTAFSLGPEVKDRRLTGFQFVPLNDKQLMTIIIIDKGYIESQVFSIPNHLTLNDLEKVVDIIHERLLGETLLSVYQKLRTEIPLVLQRYFNNSSNILYLFEDVFTRAFDSQIYVGGGMNLLNSTAVTNTQDFKLVYSLLNDTDQLADLLLLEKDKKLSIKIGDELNNQFLQDMSLITNTYDVFEKGKGILAVLGPANMPYPKLLGLIDVLADEVSSHLASYYRHLEK; this comes from the coding sequence ATGTTGAGCAATAGACAGAAGAACATCTTTCAACTATTGGTACAGTTATATGCGGATACCGATTCTCCTGTAGGGTCAAAAACCTTAATGAATAGTGGGATTAAAGCTAGCTCAGCAACGATTCGCAATGATTTATCGAAGTTAGAAGAGTATGGTCTGATACAAAAAATGCATACATCGTCTGGGCGAATTCCATCAATGCAAGGATATCGCTACTATGTTGATTATCTAATGCACCCTCAAGAATTAGATTCAGCTGATATTCAGCAAGTGAGGCAGTTATTTAATCACAACTTTAATGAAACAAATGATATCATTGAGCTAGCAGCTGATATTTTATCAGAACTAACAGGTTATACTGCTTTTTCTTTAGGACCTGAGGTAAAAGACAGGCGCTTGACAGGATTTCAATTCGTCCCTCTAAATGATAAACAATTAATGACTATTATTATTATTGATAAAGGTTATATTGAAAGCCAGGTGTTTTCAATACCTAATCATTTAACTCTTAATGATTTAGAGAAGGTCGTTGATATTATTCATGAACGTTTGTTAGGCGAAACCTTACTAAGTGTGTATCAAAAGCTTAGAACTGAGATACCTTTAGTTCTACAGAGGTACTTCAACAATTCTTCCAATATTTTATATTTGTTTGAAGATGTGTTTACCAGAGCATTTGATAGTCAAATTTATGTTGGTGGCGGAATGAATTTACTTAATTCTACTGCTGTCACGAATACTCAAGACTTTAAGTTAGTTTATTCTTTGCTAAATGACACAGATCAACTAGCTGATCTATTGCTTCTTGAAAAAGATAAAAAATTGAGTATTAAAATTGGCGATGAACTTAATAATCAATTCTTGCAAGATATGAGTTTAATAACAAATACTTACGATGTATTTGAAAAAGGAAAAGGGATTTTAGCGGTTTTAGGACCTGCAAATATGCCTTATCCTAAATTATTAGGTTTAATTGATGTTCTAGCTGATGAGGTATCATCTCATTTAGCATCCTATTATAGGCATTTAGAAAAATAG
- the rimP gene encoding ribosome maturation factor RimP — protein sequence MANVVEVVTSLVEPILEDYHFDLVDVEYVKEGKNWFLRVFIDKPGGIDINECVLVSEQLGEKLDTIDPDPIPQAYFLEVSSPGAERPLKKEEDYQNAIDEYINVSFYQMVEGEKQYHGFLKEVTPETVTLLVRIKTREKEMTFDRKNIAKARLAIQF from the coding sequence TTGGCAAATGTAGTCGAAGTAGTCACTAGCTTGGTAGAACCAATTTTGGAAGACTATCATTTTGACTTAGTAGATGTTGAGTATGTTAAGGAAGGAAAAAATTGGTTTTTAAGAGTCTTTATTGATAAGCCTGGTGGTATTGATATCAATGAATGTGTTCTTGTTAGTGAACAATTGGGGGAAAAATTAGATACAATTGATCCTGATCCTATTCCTCAAGCCTACTTTCTAGAAGTTTCTTCTCCAGGAGCTGAGCGACCATTAAAAAAAGAAGAAGATTATCAAAATGCTATTGATGAATATATTAATGTCTCTTTTTATCAAATGGTTGAAGGTGAGAAGCAGTACCACGGTTTCTTAAAAGAAGTAACTCCTGAAACAGTAACCCTATTAGTTAGAATCAAAACACGTGAAAAAGAAATGACATTTGATCGAAAAAATATAGCCAAAGCAAGATTAGCAATTCAATTTTAG
- the truB gene encoding tRNA pseudouridine(55) synthase TruB, which yields MEGIIPLWKPRGMTSHDCVFQLRKILKTKKVGHSGTLDPDVDGILPICIGKATKVVEYLQDSNKIYTGEITLGFSTETEDASGEVVEVTPVISPVSDEEIDEAMTQLTGKIKQVPPMYSAVKVNGRRLYDYARNGETVERPIRDANIYSYRRLSESVYNEVKQTQSWRFEVDCGKGTYVRTLSVDTGKKLGFAAHMSDLTRLASGGFSASEAVSLDMVKTCAEADTLDQVLYPLERALSSFKRIDLSEQDYSVIKNGSVVPHTFFKEQVKGEIVALYYQDKAVSLYADHPSKVGYLKPMKVLRND from the coding sequence ATGGAAGGTATTATTCCTTTATGGAAACCACGTGGAATGACAAGTCATGATTGTGTCTTTCAACTTCGTAAAATATTAAAAACAAAAAAAGTAGGTCATAGTGGTACACTTGATCCAGATGTAGATGGTATTTTACCAATTTGTATTGGAAAAGCCACAAAGGTAGTTGAGTATCTACAAGATTCTAATAAAATTTATACAGGAGAAATTACGTTAGGCTTTTCTACAGAAACAGAAGATGCGAGTGGAGAAGTTGTAGAAGTGACACCTGTAATAAGCCCAGTATCAGATGAAGAAATTGATGAAGCTATGACACAATTAACAGGTAAGATTAAGCAAGTACCACCTATGTACTCTGCTGTAAAAGTCAACGGTCGGAGACTTTATGATTATGCTAGAAATGGTGAAACAGTTGAAAGACCAATTAGAGATGCTAATATCTATTCATACAGACGTCTTAGTGAGTCTGTTTATAATGAAGTCAAACAAACTCAGTCATGGCGATTCGAGGTGGACTGTGGTAAGGGAACGTATGTGAGGACTTTATCTGTTGATACAGGTAAAAAGCTAGGATTTGCAGCCCATATGTCTGACTTAACAAGGTTAGCCAGTGGGGGATTTAGTGCTAGTGAGGCAGTGAGTCTTGATATGGTCAAAACGTGTGCTGAAGCTGACACATTAGATCAAGTCCTATATCCCTTAGAAAGAGCACTGAGCTCTTTTAAACGAATAGATTTGTCTGAGCAAGACTACTCTGTTATAAAAAATGGTTCCGTTGTTCCTCATACATTTTTCAAAGAACAGGTTAAAGGAGAGATAGTTGCTCTTTATTATCAGGATAAGGCAGTTAGTTTGTATGCTGATCATCCTAGTAAAGTAGGATATTTAAAACCTATGAAAGTACTACGAAACGATTAA
- the ribF gene encoding riboflavin biosynthesis protein RibF — MEIIHIHHPYDTSKIPKGDVVLALGFFDGVHKGHQEVIELAKEEALKKNVKLAVMTFNHHPSVVFQKIDHKKMKYITTVDQKEKRMASLGVDILYVIEFTSSFASLSPQAFVDEYMVGLHATTVVAGFDYTYGKPDVANMTALPTYAKGRFDIIEVEKLSRCDKKVSSTNIREMMKKGDIESANDFLGYHYETNGVVVHGDKRGRTLGFPTANIKVSPLSLLPVAGVYVVKIKVADTWYKGMAQIGYNITFESNRPKTIEVNILDFNADIYGENVSVEWLYYLRGEKKFDGVEDLITQLEQDEIDTREYFKKIGD, encoded by the coding sequence ATGGAAATAATTCACATACACCATCCTTATGATACATCAAAAATTCCAAAAGGAGATGTTGTTTTAGCTTTAGGATTTTTTGATGGTGTTCACAAGGGACATCAAGAGGTCATCGAATTAGCAAAAGAAGAGGCCTTGAAAAAGAATGTTAAATTAGCAGTTATGACATTCAATCATCATCCCTCTGTAGTGTTTCAAAAGATTGATCATAAAAAAATGAAATACATTACAACAGTAGATCAAAAAGAAAAGCGTATGGCTAGCCTTGGTGTTGATATTCTTTATGTGATTGAGTTTACGTCATCATTTGCAAGTTTATCACCTCAAGCTTTTGTAGATGAGTACATGGTAGGGCTTCATGCGACAACTGTCGTAGCAGGATTTGACTACACATATGGCAAACCCGATGTTGCTAATATGACAGCTCTACCTACTTATGCTAAAGGTAGATTTGATATTATTGAAGTTGAGAAACTAAGCCGTTGTGATAAAAAAGTTAGTTCAACAAATATCCGTGAGATGATGAAAAAAGGTGATATTGAAAGTGCTAATGATTTTCTTGGCTACCACTATGAAACAAACGGTGTTGTTGTTCATGGTGATAAACGAGGACGCACTTTGGGGTTTCCAACAGCTAATATTAAAGTATCCCCATTATCTTTATTACCAGTGGCGGGTGTTTATGTCGTTAAAATAAAAGTTGCTGATACATGGTATAAGGGAATGGCTCAAATTGGATATAATATAACATTTGAAAGTAATAGACCTAAGACGATTGAAGTAAATATTTTAGATTTTAATGCTGATATATATGGTGAAAACGTATCAGTAGAATGGCTATATTATTTACGTGGTGAGAAGAAATTTGATGGTGTAGAAGACTTAATCACACAATTAGAGCAAGATGAGATTGATACAAGAGAGTATTTTAAGAAAATAGGTGATTAA
- the rbfA gene encoding 30S ribosome-binding factor RbfA, producing the protein MANYRDRRVAQEILKEVNDILRKKVRDPRVQDVNITDVKVTGDLQQATIYYSVLSDKESKIEDAKQGLEKAAGLIRKELGQRLSIYKTPEIEFVLDESVAYGSHIDDLLRNLNKD; encoded by the coding sequence ATGGCAAACTATCGAGATCGTCGAGTAGCACAAGAAATTTTAAAAGAAGTTAATGACATTTTACGTAAAAAAGTCAGAGACCCAAGAGTTCAAGATGTGAATATCACTGATGTTAAAGTAACCGGAGACTTGCAACAAGCAACAATCTATTACAGTGTGTTGAGTGATAAAGAATCAAAAATTGAAGATGCAAAACAAGGGCTTGAAAAAGCTGCTGGTTTAATTCGTAAAGAGCTGGGCCAACGCCTAAGTATTTATAAAACGCCAGAAATTGAATTTGTTTTAGATGAGTCAGTGGCTTATGGTAGTCATATTGATGATTTGTTGAGAAACTTGAACAAAGATTAG
- a CDS encoding YlxQ-related RNA-binding protein codes for MENNERVLNLLGLAMRAGKLVTGEEMTLQRVRSGQVKLVVLANDVSESTLKKMTNKCQSYHTPLISPFNSGEISHAIGKSRRIIGVCDSGFAKKMSDLMKE; via the coding sequence ATGGAAAATAATGAACGAGTATTAAACCTTTTAGGCCTTGCTATGAGAGCAGGCAAATTAGTAACTGGTGAGGAAATGACATTACAACGAGTGAGAAGCGGTCAAGTTAAATTAGTAGTCTTAGCTAATGATGTTAGTGAAAGCACACTAAAGAAGATGACCAATAAGTGTCAATCATACCATACACCGCTGATTAGTCCTTTTAACTCAGGGGAGATAAGTCATGCGATTGGAAAAAGTCGTCGTATTATCGGTGTATGTGATTCAGGATTTGCAAAAAAAATGAGTGACTTAATGAAAGAATAG
- the nusA gene encoding transcription termination factor NusA, with amino-acid sequence MNKDLLGALDALETEKGISKEIVVEALEAAMISAYKRHYGQAQNVEVEFDDKKGDVHIYSVKEVTEEVMDSQLEVSLEEALKVNGAYEIGDMVRFEVTPKDFGRIAAQTAKQVILQRVREAERSIIYNEFSAYENEIMQGIVERQDKRYIYVNLGKIEAVLSKQDQIPNEVYQPHDRIKVYISKVENTSKGPQVYVSRSHPDLLKRLFEQEIPEVYDGEVEIVSIAREAGDRAKVAVTSANKDIDPVGTCVGPKGQRVQAIVNELKGENMDIVEWDEDPAVFISNALNPAQVLDVIFDPHQRACTIVVPDFQLSLAIGKRGQNARLAAKLTGYKIDIKPESEWEEIAAKNEAELIAEVLEAGAELVEEVIEEAMLEELSEEVIEEALVEAETEKLVDSIIEDGLTETEDITEDK; translated from the coding sequence ATGAACAAAGACCTGTTAGGAGCCTTAGATGCTCTTGAAACAGAAAAAGGTATCTCTAAAGAAATCGTAGTAGAAGCACTTGAAGCAGCAATGATTTCAGCTTACAAAAGACATTATGGACAAGCTCAAAATGTTGAAGTAGAATTTGATGACAAAAAAGGTGACGTTCACATTTATTCTGTGAAAGAAGTGACAGAAGAAGTCATGGATTCACAACTAGAGGTTAGTCTAGAAGAGGCCTTAAAAGTAAATGGTGCTTATGAGATTGGTGATATGGTTCGCTTTGAAGTAACACCTAAAGATTTTGGGCGTATTGCAGCTCAAACTGCTAAACAAGTTATTTTACAAAGAGTAAGAGAAGCTGAGCGCTCAATTATTTATAACGAATTTAGTGCTTATGAAAATGAAATCATGCAAGGGATTGTAGAACGTCAAGACAAGCGCTACATTTATGTTAACTTGGGCAAGATTGAAGCTGTTTTATCAAAGCAAGATCAAATTCCAAATGAAGTATATCAACCACATGACCGTATTAAAGTTTATATTTCTAAGGTAGAAAACACATCAAAAGGACCTCAAGTATACGTAAGTAGAAGTCATCCAGATCTTTTAAAACGTCTATTTGAACAAGAAATACCTGAAGTTTATGATGGTGAAGTTGAGATTGTAAGCATTGCTCGTGAAGCTGGAGATAGAGCTAAAGTTGCTGTAACAAGCGCTAATAAGGATATTGATCCAGTTGGAACTTGTGTTGGACCTAAAGGACAACGTGTTCAAGCTATTGTTAATGAATTAAAGGGTGAAAATATGGATATTGTTGAATGGGATGAGGATCCAGCAGTTTTTATTTCAAATGCTTTAAATCCAGCCCAAGTATTGGACGTTATTTTTGATCCACATCAACGTGCCTGTACGATTGTTGTCCCTGATTTTCAATTATCACTAGCTATTGGTAAACGTGGGCAAAATGCTCGTTTAGCAGCTAAATTAACAGGGTATAAAATTGATATTAAACCTGAATCTGAGTGGGAAGAAATTGCTGCTAAAAATGAAGCAGAGTTAATTGCTGAAGTATTAGAAGCAGGTGCTGAATTAGTTGAGGAAGTTATTGAAGAAGCCATGTTAGAAGAATTATCTGAAGAAGTCATTGAAGAGGCATTAGTTGAGGCTGAAACGGAAAAACTAGTGGATTCAATTATTGAAGATGGTTTAACAGAAACTGAGGATATTACTGAGGACAAGTAA
- the galE gene encoding UDP-glucose 4-epimerase GalE has protein sequence MSVLVLGGAGYIGSHAVKALVESGKEVIVVDNLQTGHLKAISDKAKFYQGDIRDKIFLKSVFEQESITEVVHFAASSLVGESMIEPLLYFNNNVYGMQILLEVMNEYHIKKIVFSSTAATYGEPDVVPITENTPTNPTNPYGQSKLMMEQMMKWCDEAYGIKYVSLRYFNVAGASLDGSIGEDHTPETHLLPIILEVALGKRQELRIFGDDYPTPDGTCIRDYVHVVDLVDAHLLALDYLETHQESQIINLGSGSGFSVKALLDEAELVTDKEIPFVMSERRQGDPAILIASNQKAKDILEWQPKYTNIATIISTAWNWHEKHPQGYED, from the coding sequence ATGAGTGTTTTAGTTTTAGGCGGTGCCGGATATATTGGCTCACATGCTGTAAAAGCATTAGTTGAGAGTGGTAAAGAGGTTATAGTAGTTGATAATTTACAAACAGGGCATCTAAAAGCTATTTCAGATAAAGCTAAGTTTTATCAAGGTGATATTAGAGATAAGATATTTTTAAAATCTGTTTTTGAGCAGGAAAGCATTACGGAAGTGGTTCATTTTGCAGCCAGTTCTTTAGTTGGAGAGTCAATGATAGAGCCGTTATTATATTTTAATAATAATGTATATGGTATGCAAATATTACTTGAGGTCATGAATGAATATCATATTAAAAAAATTGTCTTCTCATCAACAGCTGCGACTTACGGAGAACCTGACGTTGTACCTATTACAGAAAATACACCAACAAACCCAACAAATCCATATGGACAAAGTAAATTAATGATGGAGCAGATGATGAAGTGGTGTGATGAGGCTTATGGTATTAAATATGTTTCGCTTCGCTACTTCAATGTAGCAGGTGCCTCACTTGATGGATCTATTGGGGAGGATCATACGCCAGAGACGCATTTATTACCAATTATTTTAGAGGTGGCACTTGGTAAACGTCAAGAATTACGTATTTTTGGTGATGATTATCCAACACCTGATGGGACTTGTATCAGGGATTATGTTCATGTAGTGGATTTGGTAGATGCTCATTTATTAGCTCTTGATTATTTAGAGACGCATCAAGAGAGCCAGATTATAAATTTAGGTAGTGGTAGTGGTTTTTCAGTGAAGGCTTTACTTGATGAAGCAGAACTTGTAACAGATAAAGAAATACCTTTTGTTATGTCTGAAAGAAGACAGGGAGATCCAGCTATATTAATTGCCTCAAATCAAAAAGCAAAAGACATTTTAGAATGGCAGCCTAAATATACAAATATTGCTACTATCATTTCTACTGCTTGGAATTGGCATGAGAAGCACCCACAAGGTTATGAAGATTAA
- a CDS encoding Gfo/Idh/MocA family protein, producing MIKNIGIVGTGDIATQFVTQIDTKKYNIHSVFNRTSRSLINFTQIHDLTNGYTDYMEFLDDDALECVYIATPNQTHFKYAKEAIEKGKHVLCEKVLVLTASEAKELYRLAKEKNLVILEAVTLFYMPLYEEVKRLMRDGVLGQISGANITFGSCKEYDINNRFFSLEKGGGALFDIGPYGLSAAVYLLGTDLDLVATSAVMAKSGVDEKSVTILQNPQGQQASIQLSFRGKMPKQIVLTGDEGYLIINDFPRAEVGVVTFNDGSTKVIEKGHAKDVFTYEMDMLNHLSKRPETSEVPDVRDVSLRVLELMDDMRESWGYKLFK from the coding sequence ATGATAAAGAATATAGGTATCGTAGGTACAGGTGATATTGCTACACAATTTGTAACGCAAATAGATACGAAAAAATATAACATTCATTCAGTTTTTAACCGAACGTCAAGATCTTTAATTAATTTTACCCAGATACATGATTTGACTAATGGTTACACTGATTATATGGAATTTTTGGATGATGATGCTTTGGAGTGTGTGTATATCGCTACACCTAATCAAACTCATTTTAAGTATGCTAAAGAAGCAATAGAAAAAGGTAAACACGTTTTATGTGAAAAAGTATTAGTCTTAACTGCTAGTGAAGCTAAAGAATTATATCGTTTAGCAAAAGAAAAAAATCTCGTTATTTTAGAAGCAGTCACTCTTTTTTATATGCCTTTGTATGAAGAAGTAAAACGTTTGATGCGAGATGGTGTTTTAGGTCAAATTAGTGGCGCAAACATTACATTTGGAAGTTGTAAAGAATATGATATCAATAATCGCTTTTTCTCATTAGAAAAAGGTGGAGGAGCTTTGTTTGATATTGGCCCTTACGGATTAAGCGCTGCTGTTTATTTACTTGGAACAGACTTAGACTTAGTTGCAACAAGTGCTGTCATGGCTAAAAGTGGTGTAGATGAAAAGTCAGTGACAATTTTACAAAACCCACAAGGTCAACAGGCAAGTATTCAATTATCATTTAGAGGTAAGATGCCAAAGCAAATTGTTTTAACTGGGGATGAGGGATACTTAATTATAAATGACTTCCCAAGAGCTGAAGTTGGTGTGGTAACGTTTAATGACGGCTCAACCAAAGTGATTGAAAAAGGTCATGCTAAAGATGTTTTTACTTATGAGATGGATATGCTAAATCATTTATCTAAGCGCCCTGAGACAAGTGAAGTACCAGATGTTCGAGATGTCAGTCTTAGAGTTTTAGAATTAATGGATGACATGAGAGAGTCTTGGGGATATAAATTATTTAAATAA
- a CDS encoding linear amide C-N hydrolase produces MCTSLTMTTKDNVNLLARTMDFSFELGASPVFIPRGHAFKSDVGADCTYTSDYAFVGSGRKLAEYMFADCVNEKGIGICALYFSGLA; encoded by the coding sequence ATGTGTACATCATTAACGATGACAACAAAAGATAATGTTAATTTGTTAGCTAGAACCATGGACTTTTCATTTGAATTAGGAGCTTCACCAGTTTTTATTCCGAGAGGTCATGCTTTTAAGAGTGATGTAGGAGCAGATTGTACTTATACCTCTGACTATGCTTTTGTCGGATCGGGACGAAAGCTTGCTGAGTACATGTTTGCTGATTGTGTAAACGAAAAAGGAATAGGGATTTGCGCCTTATATTTTAGTGGATTAGCCTAA
- the hemW gene encoding radical SAM family heme chaperone HemW — MTSAYIHIPFCEHICFYCDFNKVFIEGQPVDEYIEALLKEIELTKELHPSDKTETIYIGGGTPTSLSAKQLDRLLGGVRQRLPFDSSDEFTVEANPGDLTMDKIHVMQKYGVNRLSMGVQTFDDRLLKKIGRKHTARDVFETMALLEKADFKNVSIDLIYALPNQTMESFEDTLTKAIDLDLPHYSMYSLILENKTMFYNWARQGRLHLPGIDVEGDMFERAIERMEKAGKIQYEVSNFSEPNQESRHNLVYWNNEHYYGLGAGASGYLGNIRYKNHGPIQHYLEPLRKNQLPIITTEDLSVKHQMEEELFLGLRKRNGVSIAHFDEKFPQKFDDVYGMVVQDLIKDGMVQVQNGHLSLSEKGLILGNDVFEKFLLDKVDHAT, encoded by the coding sequence ATGACATCAGCATATATTCATATTCCTTTTTGTGAACATATCTGTTTTTATTGTGATTTCAATAAAGTGTTTATAGAAGGACAGCCAGTCGATGAATATATCGAGGCTTTACTAAAAGAAATAGAATTAACAAAAGAATTACACCCAAGTGACAAGACGGAAACAATTTATATTGGTGGTGGGACACCGACTTCTCTTTCAGCCAAGCAATTAGACCGACTTTTAGGTGGCGTTAGGCAGAGGCTACCATTTGATTCAAGTGATGAATTCACAGTAGAAGCTAATCCGGGAGATTTGACGATGGATAAAATTCATGTGATGCAAAAGTACGGGGTAAATAGGTTATCTATGGGGGTTCAGACCTTTGATGATCGTTTACTTAAAAAAATTGGAAGAAAGCATACAGCTCGTGACGTATTTGAAACCATGGCATTACTTGAAAAAGCCGATTTTAAAAATGTCAGTATTGACTTGATTTATGCACTACCCAATCAAACCATGGAAAGCTTTGAAGATACGTTGACAAAAGCTATTGATTTAGACTTACCACATTACTCTATGTACTCTTTGATTCTTGAAAATAAAACTATGTTCTACAATTGGGCAAGACAAGGTAGACTACATTTACCAGGTATTGATGTTGAAGGTGATATGTTTGAGCGTGCTATTGAGAGAATGGAAAAGGCTGGAAAAATTCAATATGAAGTTAGTAATTTTTCAGAACCAAATCAGGAGAGCCGTCATAATTTAGTTTATTGGAACAATGAACATTACTATGGTTTAGGAGCAGGAGCTAGTGGATATTTGGGTAATATTCGTTATAAAAATCATGGACCTATTCAGCATTATCTAGAACCATTAAGAAAAAATCAACTACCAATTATCACAACAGAAGATTTAAGTGTGAAGCATCAAATGGAAGAAGAACTCTTCTTAGGGCTTAGAAAAAGAAACGGAGTATCTATTGCTCATTTTGATGAAAAATTTCCACAAAAATTTGATGATGTTTACGGAATGGTAGTTCAGGACTTGATAAAGGATGGAATGGTTCAAGTTCAAAATGGTCACTTGTCTTTATCTGAAAAAGGATTGATTTTAGGTAATGATGTTTTTGAAAAATTTTTGCTTGATAAAGTTGATCATGCTACATAA
- a CDS encoding linear amide C-N hydrolase, translated as MAPHEFVTWVLGSIDSLDTLKTKLNDLNIMNIKNSFLNAITPLHWIVADASGNSLIIEMTASGTHIYDNEASVFTNNPEYPWHLTNLNHYSFLSNVTSPTMDFGKHVSISDGMGSGAMGLSGDFTSESRFIRAAFLKTNIYQPENAVEAINTLAHILNSVDTPKGDKAAKNGVIDYTQYKGFMDLSNKNYVMMPYTNTCPVQVKLTDDLIQTGQPFVFKMNEVQEIVDLSTQA; from the coding sequence ATCGCCCCCCATGAATTTGTTACTTGGGTATTAGGCTCAATCGATTCTTTAGATACTTTAAAAACAAAACTTAATGACTTAAACATTATGAATATTAAGAATAGTTTTTTAAATGCTATTACTCCATTGCACTGGATTGTGGCAGATGCTTCAGGTAATTCATTAATTATTGAAATGACAGCTAGTGGTACTCATATTTATGATAATGAAGCCTCAGTTTTTACTAACAATCCTGAATATCCATGGCATTTAACAAATTTAAATCATTATTCATTCTTATCAAATGTTACTAGCCCTACAATGGATTTTGGAAAGCACGTTAGTATTTCTGATGGTATGGGAAGTGGTGCTATGGGCTTATCTGGAGATTTCACTTCTGAATCACGTTTTATTAGAGCAGCCTTTTTAAAAACTAATATCTATCAACCAGAAAATGCTGTTGAAGCGATTAATACTCTAGCTCATATTCTTAATTCAGTTGATACTCCTAAAGGGGATAAAGCAGCTAAAAATGGTGTCATTGATTACACGCAGTACAAAGGTTTTATGGATTTATCTAATAAAAATTACGTTATGATGCCGTATACAAATACTTGCCCTGTCCAAGTCAAACTAACTGATGATTTGATCCAAACAGGCCAGCCATTTGTGTTTAAAATGAATGAGGTTCAAGAAATTGTTGATCTATCTACTCAAGCATAA
- the grpE gene encoding nucleotide exchange factor GrpE encodes MRLKNDEEVESTEELEQEVTSEEVEVEDVVSVEDTLKAELSDMEDKYLRAQAEIVNMRNRQKKEREDASKYRAQDLAKELIPALDNLDRALEIEVVDEHGESMKKGIEMVRESMTHAFKSSGIIEIESLGQQFDPNLHQAVQTVPASEGQKPDEIVQVLQKGYTLHDRILRPAMVIVAQ; translated from the coding sequence ATCAGATTGAAGAACGATGAAGAAGTAGAATCAACTGAAGAATTAGAACAAGAAGTAACCTCTGAGGAAGTCGAAGTTGAAGACGTTGTTAGTGTTGAGGATACACTAAAAGCTGAATTATCTGACATGGAGGACAAATATTTACGCGCTCAAGCAGAAATTGTTAATATGCGTAACCGCCAAAAAAAAGAACGTGAGGACGCATCTAAGTACCGAGCGCAAGATTTAGCAAAAGAATTAATTCCAGCCTTAGATAATTTAGATCGTGCTTTAGAGATCGAAGTGGTTGATGAGCATGGTGAGAGTATGAAAAAAGGTATTGAGATGGTTCGTGAGAGTATGACTCACGCTTTTAAATCATCAGGTATCATTGAAATAGAATCTCTTGGACAACAATTTGATCCAAATCTTCATCAAGCAGTTCAAACTGTACCTGCAAGTGAAGGACAAAAGCCAGATGAAATTGTTCAAGTGTTGCAAAAAGGTTATACGTTACATGATAGAATTCTTAGACCAGCAATGGTTATTGTAGCTCAATAG
- the rnpM gene encoding RNase P modulator RnpM yields MKERKMPLRKCVVSGEMKPKKEMIRVVRSKEEEISIDPTGKMPGRGAYLSMEPEVVQKSWDKNILDKQLKQHLSDEFYQELLDYVSHQKARRELFGHGK; encoded by the coding sequence ATGAAAGAAAGAAAAATGCCACTTAGAAAATGTGTAGTATCAGGTGAAATGAAGCCTAAAAAAGAAATGATTCGTGTCGTACGTTCTAAAGAAGAGGAGATTTCGATCGATCCAACTGGAAAAATGCCAGGTCGTGGTGCTTATTTATCTATGGAACCTGAAGTTGTCCAAAAATCTTGGGATAAAAACATACTTGATAAACAATTAAAACAACATTTGTCAGATGAATTTTATCAAGAGTTACTAGACTATGTGTCTCATCAAAAAGCGAGGAGAGAATTGTTTGGTCATGGAAAATAA